ACCAGTGGTGTTGGTAGCGGACCCTGACATGCTCAGACAAGTGATGGTCAAGGACTTCAATATGTTTCCAAACAGAAAGGTGAGTACATCAACCGGAGCAATCACGTCAAATATGCGTTTGTaacttaaactatgatcatgTAATAACAACATAATGTCTTTTACTCTCCTCAATCCCTGGAGATGCTTCGTTCGTTCACCGAGCCCTTGTGTAACAGTTTAATAATGTTGAAGAGTGAAGAGTGGAAGAGGGTGCGAAGCGTGCTCACCCCGTCCTTCAGTTCTGCCAAGATGAAGGAGGTGAGATACGAATGTGTCCACTGATTCAGCAAAAGTTAGAATTAATTCACaagatttttctgttttcctaaTTAATAAAAGTGAAAAGATCTGTCACATATGGAGGGTAAGTGAGAAGAGTCGAGAACAAATAGCTGATGGAGCTATTTATATTCCTCTAGATTCCCTAATCATTGGATGAGCAGGAAAACAGACAGGGCAACCTGCACCAACAGGCTAAAGCTGAGCGTTCTCTCTAGTGCGTGTCTGTTCCGGCTCTGCTCAGTGCGCCTTACTGTAGTAACAGAGGAATTGAAGCAACGGCACCTCGTGGTCCTATTTGGTTATTACACTTATTAAAGTTGCTATCAACTGTACTTGCTCAAGGTTGTTTCACCTGTCATCCAAGAGCTTATTCTACCTATAGGGCCATTCTTATTATTAGTTGGTCTTTAAACTTTGTAGTGTTGTATGTTTGTGCAACCAAATGCAGTTATGGCAAGTTATGCAAGCCGTTcatgaaattattatatataaaaagtgaagtttCAGAATATGGACAGAaggctgatatatatataccgtacgCTGATAttcatatatgtgtgtgtctatatatgTCTCTTTCATGCTCCTACAGATGGTTCCGCTCGTCAACACAGCCATCGATGTCCTAATGACCAACCTAGATGTTCATGCTGAGTCACAAGAGGCCTTTAACATCCACAAGTAAGACATGACTCAAAACATGTCAgtaatgcttctttttttccatccctCACATTTTTTGTTCGTGTCCTTTTCCTCTGCAGGTCTTTCGGCTTCTTTACCATGGATGTTATTGCTAGTGTGGTCTTTGGAGTACAGGTGGATTCGCAGGACAACCCGGACGACCCGTTTATACGCCATTCGCGGAtgttcttctccttttctttcatcGGGCCCATCATCATGTTTGTCTGTCAGTACACATCTTGTATATTAGTGTTTATGCACGTGAATGATTACAATAGACATGTCAAGGAATCGGTTAAAGCACAGTATAAAGTATTGATAAGGCatagatgaaaaaagaaaagaaaatagaggTTTTACCATTCTGTTATTTACAAATCAAGAATATGCCTGGTTTATATGGGCTTCCTAAATAATGTTTAATTGGAGAGTAAAATTGAACAAACATACAATGGAAAgatgttaatatatatatttttaaatgtttaaattttaTGACTGTGCAGAGACATGTTCCTATTTTTTTAGTTTGTAATTTCAGGTCACAccaacacatttgttttgtgtgtccaGTTGCGTTTCCATTCATTGCGACGCTCCTGGAGAGACTCGTCCCCAACAAAAGAGAAGACCAAATAAATCAGttcttcatcagcagcattcAGAAGATCATCAGGCAGAGAGAGGCGCAGCCTCCCGAGGAGGTTCGTCTCAAGGACATTTACTTAAATGCAGTGTTGCTTACCCTTTTCagagaaattatttttaaatgagttGAATTAATATCATCTTTGGATACAGCGGCGTCAGGACTTACTTCAGATGATGCTGGATGCTCGAACCAGTGGGATGGGCGTGTCCGTGGAATGCTTTGACCTGATGAACCCCGCCGCTGAGCTTGATCACAGTAGCCAGCAGACACAACCGTCGACCTCAGATCAGAAGGGCCAACTTCACCCACATGAGCAACCTACAAGACGTCCACAGAAAAAGATAACTGAGGACGAGATAGTGGCTCAGGCTCTTCTGACCCTACTAGCAGGCCACGACACCAGCAGCAGCGCGCTGGCCTTCACGTGCTACCTTTTGGCCATCCACCCAGAATGTCAACGTAAAGTGCAGGAAGAGGTGGATGACTTCTTCACCAGACATGTGAGTGTGttattcatctatttttttttattctatttgatGACTGTTGAGGATTAATGTGACAGACTTTGATTTTCAAGCACCCACTAAAGGAATGTCTGTTCTGCCCCGTCCTCTGTAACTTCCTATTCACAGCCCCTTTGAAAACCACTGGACACAATTCAATTACCTTTTGTATTTCGTCTTATAATTTATCTTGTacttaactctttttttttaggagtcACTGGATTACACAAATGCTCAAGAGCTCAAGTATTTAGAAATGGTTGTGAGCGAGAGCTTGCGCCTCTACCCGCCTGCATTCAGGTAAATTAAATGAGGAATATttttaattacctccgccgaggaggttatgttttcccctgcgtttgtttgtttgtctgttagcaagataactcataaagatctggatggatcttgatgaaattttcaggaaattatGGGACATTTTCagtaatattgcagtcaatggagctgagacgcacctgttacacatctcacctaatcagctcctgcctctttggacccgactctctggacagttctctgccagaacatcctctctgtttcctcagtattttcctgttctcccgttctatgttCTTTACCAAGACAttctgtggaattagtagtggacaaacggatttgttgtatattcaaaagctatggatctagatcaaataaatgtagggccattattatTGGGGTAAATCCCAATATAgagagactgaggtgctcggcggaggtctgcgctctctcagcTCTCTCCTCTTCACTTGTTTCTGGACATACAGGCAACATATTTCTTAGAAATGTTTATATTAATTAAAGTcataatagaaaaacaaaagtaaagGAAACTGAAAATTAGTTCAGGTTTCTTAATATTTGTGGTTTTTGCCCTGCCAAGGTTTGGGAGACACATTGACCGCGACTGTGTTGTGAACGGCCAGTTGCTCCCTCGAGGAGCGATTCTGGAGGTCCCAGTGAGCTTCCTTCACTATGACCCAGAACACTGGCAGGAGCCAGAGAGATTCATCCCTGAGCGGTAGGAGGCTGTTCCTAAACTAAATTTGgataatatatacagtatgatTGAAAGATAAGGATGTTTTTCTACAGACGGCTGCTTAAGATGCGCCGGCAGCAAAGGCACAGGACTGaataataaacaactgaagaagatatttattaatattaccAGTATGTAGAGTGAAAAAAGCCTGCTTTTCATCACATTGAAACTAAATGAAAGGCACCTAGACGCTGACTTGACTGCATCTACGTTTAATGCAGCCAAATACTGTACTTAATTCCACTCGAACAACCAGATTCACGCCAGAAGCCAAAGCCGGTCGACATCCGTTTGTATACCTGCCGTTTGGAGCCGGTCCCAGAATGTGTGTCGGGGTAAGGCTGGCCCAGCTGGTGATCAGGATGGCTCTGGTGCGTCTGTTCCAGAGGTTCACCCTTGTGACCTGCTCTGACACGAAGGTGGGCTGAACACAGAAATATGTTGGAAACTATTTTTAAATACAACAGGCATGGATAATGGTCCTTTTAAAAGTGGAATTCTTTTCATGTGCAGATTCCTCTGGAGTTGAGTGGGACAGTCAGTCTCGGACCAAAGAATGGCGTTTTCGTGAAAATTCAAAGAAGAGTCTTGAAACAAGGTCCCGGAACGTCCTCACCAGATTCTTAGACACTGGTAATCTTAATTTTTGGATAGATTCTCTCATTCTGCAGGTCCATGCGGTCACACTGACACATACTGTATGTGAGCAGTTTATTTTCAGGAGCAGATGTAGAAGGTATAAGCACTGTAGAGtgaataataaaattaaatatcaaGTAAAACAACTCAGTGAGAGCAAGTGGGGGGTCCACAAACCCTCTCAAACTAATTTCACTATTTTATGTAATCTCATTGTgttcctaatctcattgtgtagctactatgccatgacaataaaggctttctattctattctattcctaTTATTTACATACTGAAGGGGAAAGGACACTTAAGCTCCTCCAAATTAAAGCTGCCATTTCAATTTTGCAGAAGTGTCAAAAAGGCCAAGGAATAAAAGCACTTTCATCCTTTTTCTCTGGGTTGAGTCACTTTTAAGGAGCACATTGATGAAAATCCAATCCTTCTCATATTGGGATTCACATATTTTTAGAAGTTTATTCAAAGTTTAAGTATGATTCTGAGATACTTAAATTgcatgaatatttatatattaatattgaATGTCATCTATGAAAGGGGTTTGCCAACGATGTAAACGTGAAATAGGAATATTTCAGCAGTTGCGATCAAagtacacactcacacaataCACGAAATGAAAGCACGcaatatcatttattatttgttaatgAACTGGAATACCAAAGACATTTTCTGTTGTTCGGCAACGTCAGCTACAAATCCATCCGCACAAAGGTCACCTAGATTATTCTAAAGACACACACCAAGagatgaaaatagaaaaaaaacactcataACTGCAGTGTGGATGTAGCCAATGTgaaaaacatcccataataatccCCCTTGAACAAATACTTCAGAAAAGTCAACAATATGGACTTATGAGTAGTTGATGAGATACTCTGGATAAATCTGCTGTTTATCAAACACAACATGGATGCTGGGGTCCAACACAGAGTCAACACAGCTGTCATAGTAGGTGCTGCCATCTCCTTTGGGCGGGGGCCCGATGAAGCTGCTGTTTCCCACAGTGTAGTCTCCCACCAGGACCCGAGCAACAAACATGAACTTGTTCCGACTCGTGCTACTGCTGTAATATCCGTCAGCACAAGATGCATCTGTGTCAAAGTAGCTCCCTAAAAGAAAGACAGCGTTCCTATTGATTCGTGCTTAGAGTGAATGAAAGTCCCGACAGTTATGGTTGGTTTGTTCTCTGCTCTCTGATGAACGATCAGAAGCGTTTTGCGAATCCAGATTTTACTGTACCCTTAGCATAATGCAAAAGAGTACAAGGAACACATTCCTTTGTGACTCATTACTCATTCATTTGTACAACCCCTTTTCCAAAAACATTAAGATGCTGTATAGAAGGTACTTGTAAACAAACACTGACGACACACTAATGCACCCCCCACCCGTGATGgtatggtggggggggggggggggggtttgacctttgattttttTGGGACTTTTTGACACTAACCTATGAAGGCACCATTAATGCTGAATGATATAACCATATTTTTGAGCAACACATGCCGTTTAGTACACAAACATCACCCTGGCCCAATTTGTCTGAAACGTGTGGCATCAAAATCCAAATGAGGACATAACtttcaaaaggtttttttttttgtttcactggGATTAAATGATTTGTTAACTGCTGCATGCTGcttttataattacattttagacAAGTGTCCCATCATGTTGAAAAAGGGTTTGTGCATTCATCAGACAACTGGATCGGCAGCTGAAGACGGTTCTTTTACCTTTGCCATATGATATTCCGTGACCACCGCAGATCCTCAAGTCAAAGTTGTGCTCGCAGATGGCATCGATCAGAGACTCGGTCGACCCGTGGAACAACTGCAACTGACTGACTTCATTCCccccctttctcctcatcatatGTTCTTTCTGCCTGGAAACACAATATTGAAAACATGAATGCATTAACGTGAACCAAACCATTGCTTTCACTTCTGATTGATGTTATTTTTCACTTACCGGTAGTTAATTGCTTctttactactactattatagtactactactactactactattattgtACTTCTGGCTTGTCCCATCGGGGGACGCCACACCAAatcaacctcctccacttcaccctgtccttcgcatcgtcctccctcactacgtccatgtatcttctcctggctcgtcctctagccctgttccctggcagttttAGTTAATTGCTTCCATAACATCTATTTTTGGTCAATAACAATTCCTGAGAAAATGACTTAATATAGAGAAGCTTAAAGCTCATCTATATTGACAACTTGCCAGCACTTTTCTACTTAAAACAGCCTATGAAAGCAGTGAATATTAAACATAACAGGCATGACGGATAAACGGTGAGCTGAAACTCATGAAAAGCTCTAAAACCAAGGAGAACTGCAAATTCAACGGATACGTCTCTGCAGGAGCAACACACGCATCATGATTatacaaatataataaatatattcaggcCTAAGATTTACCACTGAAAGACTTCCCACAGAGAGCGGTTCTGGATCCTCTGGATGCTGTTAATTTTACTCTGGGACATCGTGCGTTTGAACAACATCTCAATCGTTTTGTACTCATTTGCAGCTGTAGAGAGAGGCACAAGCTGAAAGACAAGAGTAGAGTACAGATAAACACAAAGGAACAAAACATAACTGAATATTAAGCACTTCGATAGACAATGCTAAGCTACCTTGTATCCAATATTTGGGAGAGCATTCTGGTCCCAGTGGGATGGGAAAATGTCAGatgtggaggagctggaactcTGTGATGGCGTACTACAGAGGTAATCAATATAACTAGTGTCACTTGATCTCACCATGTTGAAAGGGTAATTCAAAAACTCTCTAACAGGAAATGAGAATACCTCTTAAGCATCGACTCCACATGTGGAGCAGACACGAAGCATGGCCTCCTCCTAATCTCTCTCTTTGTATTGCTCTTCACATTCCATTGATACATCTGGGCTCCCGGCGCATCCGTGAAGTGGAAAATGTGCTGCTGGTCGCCGGTACCGACATTAAACTCAGCATTTCTGTCTGTCAAGTACATGTTCTCCAGAATTTCAGAGGTGACCAAGGCCGACGGGTCATCGGTAGTCTAAAGAGATCAAATCAGAGTTAACAATCCATGAAAGTTTGCCAGTGATGAAACAGGAAAAATTACGAccaacaaataaaaaggaagcaaTCTGTAGATTGAAATGCACGCGCTCTTCTCAACAAAAGGGCCAGAATGAAGCAATACACACAAGTTTGACTGACCTGTGCAAAAATCAGCCATGCACCACTGTCGCCTTTCCAGTACCAACGCCACTTTGTTGTAAAAATTAAGTGGTCAGGCTTTACGGCAGAAGAGGGAGTTGACAGACGCCGGACTGGAAGCGCTCCATGTGTCATTGTAATGAAGTTAACCGATGGCACAGTGGaggctgagctgaaaacaaacagGGTGAGTCAATCAGCAATGCCTTAAAGGGGAACGGACATTTCtaaaaggaaaacaatgaatgtgaaatgtgaGTGTACTTTGCATTATCCATTTGTCGCTACACGTAGAAAATCGAATGCGATCTATCACCTTTGAACATCCTGCTGTGGGTCACAGTAAGCCATCTCAATGTCCTCCATATTTGGCAGGTCTATCCAGGTCACGGAATCAGGGCTTAAAACCTGCCATCTGTAAGGCAGGTACCAGTGTACGAAAGCACACTTCTCTGTTAAAAAGCAATTCAAATACACGAGACAGTGTTAGACATCGAGACGTCATCCGGTCTCCTCGAGAATCTATGCATGAGAAGTCACCGACTGGCTTCAGTGTTACCTCTGTAGCCGCAACTTTTGCGAATGAAGTAGAGGCAGATTTCATTCCTGTCAGCATCGCCCTTGAGCAGTCCAGGGTTCCGGCAGGAAAACACCTGAGTGGGGGGGCCTCATTGTAGAAAACACAGCTTGTTTAAATATATTGTGCAGACGTACACTATCCATAGATTAAAAACAAGGGCTCTTTATTCTTTACCAGCCTCGCAAGTGGCTTGTGTCTCCTGTTGTGCCATGATGATGAGTTTATTTCTGTAGCTCTTGGAAAGGTTTTCAATATTTTCTTGACTGAATCCTTGGAAGATCTTCATTCCTTGGCCATCAAAATGATGAGTTCTCTTACAGGAAGATCCAAAACTACAGTTGCCCTGGAGATAGTGCTGGCAAACATGGAGTTTGGTGCAGATGGTTTTGAACTTGCATAAGCCGTGCAAACCATCCCCTTTGTTGTAATGCATGCAAATCTGGAGGGGTTTACAGAGAGCGGTGATCTCGTTACAGAAAATAGCATAACTTTCCACACAACAGAGACAAGAGTCTGAATTCCCACCTCTGTGTCCAGCTGCTGCCAGTGAAACGTACCTCAGGAAGAATGTAAGGATCATTCTGCAGTAAGAGCTGGAACAGCTCCTTCTCCGTGAAATACTGAAGGTCATATCTGCTCAACACCTCTGCGTTGTGCAGGGAATTCAGACTATGAGCATTTTTACACCTCTCTCTGAAAATAATATAAGTATTAACATTTCAGTTTAGATTCAGATTCTAGTTTTTAATCcatcactggaaaaaaaaaaaaagcatttaaaaatcttttGGTGATCTGTTACACTTAAAGTGTGAATAAAAACTCTCCTCGGTGCCTACTCATCGGTTACGATATGTACATGCAGGAAGCAAGGACTGGACCGTACAGAGGTGACCATGATGCAAACAAAGGTCAAATCAAGTCAATCAATGAAGCTATCAAAACTTTATGCAAAAAACAGCGAGCCCGCTACAGTAAATGCAACATTTAAGGGAAGCCTAAATTCTAAATAAAAAGATCAAACGCAATAAAGGCAACAGCAAGCTACTCACCCAAAGGTGCAGCCTCCACAAATAAAGTACCTGCACAGGTGTAACTTGTCGCAGCGTTGACACCCTTTTATTTGACAGAGCCGCAGACTAGTTTTAGCTACAATTAAACTATCCGGTTTGATTGTTTTACCAGGAAGGGCCGCCTCGCTGCCTTCTTGAATAGCTATCGTCCCCTTGTCTAAAAAGCTACGTCGC
The sequence above is drawn from the Brachionichthys hirsutus isolate HB-005 chromosome 5, CSIRO-AGI_Bhir_v1, whole genome shotgun sequence genome and encodes:
- the tbxas1 gene encoding thromboxane-A synthase, giving the protein MEAAIEIINLFHIKESGISVTLFLILLGLLYWYSIYPFSYLSRCGIKHPKTMPFFGNILMLRQGFFYTLPDLIKKYGRVCGYYVGRTPVVLVADPDMLRQVMVKDFNMFPNRKMLRSFTEPLCNSLIMLKSEEWKRVRSVLTPSFSSAKMKEMVPLVNTAIDVLMTNLDVHAESQEAFNIHKSFGFFTMDVIASVVFGVQVDSQDNPDDPFIRHSRMFFSFSFIGPIIMFVFAFPFIATLLERLVPNKREDQINQFFISSIQKIIRQREAQPPEERRQDLLQMMLDARTSGMGVSVECFDLMNPAAELDHSSQQTQPSTSDQKGQLHPHEQPTRRPQKKITEDEIVAQALLTLLAGHDTSSSALAFTCYLLAIHPECQRKVQEEVDDFFTRHESLDYTNAQELKYLEMVVSESLRLYPPAFRFGRHIDRDCVVNGQLLPRGAILEVPVSFLHYDPEHWQEPERFIPERFTPEAKAGRHPFVYLPFGAGPRMCVGVRLAQLVIRMALVRLFQRFTLVTCSDTKIPLELSGTVSLGPKNGVFVKIQRRVLKQGPGTSSPDS
- the parp12a gene encoding protein mono-ADP-ribosyltransferase PARP12; protein product: MVSLVSRHIIKILCDNQGSLDFRNLDEELSRRITVEETLRRRSFLDKGTIAIQEGSEAALPGKTIKPDSLIVAKTSLRLCQIKGCQRCDKLHLCRYFICGGCTFGERCKNAHSLNSLHNAEVLSRYDLQYFTEKELFQLLLQNDPYILPEICMHYNKGDGLHGLCKFKTICTKLHVCQHYLQGNCSFGSSCKRTHHFDGQGMKIFQGFSQENIENLSKSYRNKLIIMAQQETQATCEAGPPTQVFSCRNPGLLKGDADRNEICLYFIRKSCGYREKCAFVHWYLPYRWQVLSPDSVTWIDLPNMEDIEMAYCDPQQDVQSSASTVPSVNFITMTHGALPVRRLSTPSSAVKPDHLIFTTKWRWYWKGDSGAWLIFAQTTDDPSALVTSEILENMYLTDRNAEFNVGTGDQQHIFHFTDAPGAQMYQWNVKSNTKREIRRRPCFVSAPHVESMLKSTPSQSSSSSTSDIFPSHWDQNALPNIGYKLVPLSTAANEYKTIEMLFKRTMSQSKINSIQRIQNRSLWEVFQWQKEHMMRRKGGNEVSQLQLFHGSTESLIDAICEHNFDLRICGGHGISYGKGSYFDTDASCADGYYSSSTSRNKFMFVARVLVGDYTVGNSSFIGPPPKGDGSTYYDSCVDSVLDPSIHVVFDKQQIYPEYLINYS